A part of Thermococcus sp. JdF3 genomic DNA contains:
- the purM gene encoding phosphoribosylformylglycinamidine cyclo-ligase codes for MPTYAQAGVDDEKTARALGGIIDLAKATFEFRRGKPGEPSGIGHYSALLDFGSFYLAMTTDGVGTKVLVAEAVGKFDTIGIDMIAMNVNDLLCVGAEPVALVDYLAVKEPNEKVFGEIGKGLHEGARHAGIAIVGGETAVMPDLINGFDLAGTAIGVVDREKVITGEKIRPGDAVIGIASSGIHSNGLTLARKLLIPKYGLDYEYEGRKLWEWLLEPTRIYVKAVLELLESVEVHGLAHITGGGLTNLKRLTGYGFRLKMPPIEGIFRLIHENGVPLEEMFRVFNMRVGFVVVVPQGEKEAALEILNKHFKSFELGTVGEERGIIVENYRVRL; via the coding sequence ATGCCCACCTACGCCCAGGCTGGAGTTGATGACGAAAAGACTGCGAGGGCCCTCGGGGGAATCATAGACCTCGCAAAGGCGACCTTCGAGTTCAGGAGAGGAAAACCCGGTGAGCCGAGCGGGATAGGCCACTACTCGGCCCTGCTCGACTTCGGAAGCTTTTACCTCGCGATGACCACAGATGGAGTTGGAACCAAGGTGCTCGTTGCCGAGGCCGTTGGGAAGTTCGACACGATAGGGATAGACATGATAGCCATGAACGTGAACGACCTGCTCTGCGTTGGGGCGGAGCCGGTTGCCCTCGTCGATTACCTTGCCGTAAAGGAGCCGAACGAGAAGGTTTTTGGGGAAATAGGGAAGGGCCTCCACGAGGGGGCGAGACATGCGGGAATAGCGATAGTCGGCGGGGAAACGGCGGTTATGCCCGATTTGATAAACGGCTTCGATTTGGCGGGAACCGCCATCGGCGTGGTGGATAGAGAGAAGGTCATCACGGGTGAGAAGATAAGGCCCGGCGACGCCGTCATCGGGATCGCCAGTTCGGGAATCCACTCCAACGGCCTGACCCTTGCAAGGAAGCTTCTAATCCCTAAATACGGCCTCGACTACGAGTACGAGGGCAGGAAGCTCTGGGAGTGGCTTTTGGAGCCAACGAGGATTTACGTGAAGGCAGTTCTTGAGCTGCTGGAAAGCGTTGAGGTTCACGGGCTGGCACACATAACCGGGGGCGGGCTGACCAACCTCAAGCGCCTCACGGGCTACGGCTTCAGGCTGAAGATGCCACCAATCGAGGGGATATTCAGGCTGATCCACGAGAACGGCGTCCCCCTGGAGGAGATGTTCCGCGTTTTCAACATGAGGGTCGGCTTCGTCGTGGTGGTCCCACAGGGGGAGAAGGAGGCCGCTTTGGAAATCCTAAACAAACACTTCAAGAGCTTTGAACTCGGAACGGTGGGGGAGGAGCGGGGGATAATCGTTGAGAACTACAGGGTAAGGCTTTAA